In Prunus dulcis chromosome 2, ALMONDv2, whole genome shotgun sequence, a single genomic region encodes these proteins:
- the LOC117619724 gene encoding uncharacterized protein LOC117619724, producing MSICCGIPILESVYCLACARWVWLKCLYTAGRESENWGLATAEEFEPVPRFCRLILALYEEDLRNPLWAPLGGYGINPDWVILRKDYEETFGHVPPYMIYLDHDHSDIVLVVRGLNLAKESDYAVMLDNKLGQTKFDGGYVHNGLLKAAEWMFDAECEVLRELVMKYPNYTLTFTGHSLGAGVVALLTLLVLQDLKKLGNIERKKIRCYATAPSRCMSLNLAVRYADVINSIVLQDDFLPRTTTALDNLFKSLFCLPCLLCIMCLKETCTLEENMLTDPRRLYAPGRLYHIIERKPFRFGRFPPVVKTAVPVDGRFEHIVLSCNITSDHAIIWIEREAQKAFDLMLEEDRTMEVPAKQRMERRKSLVREHSLEYKAALRRAIALDIHHAYSDSPYGTFTFTETEEGENSGRSNGETPCESLKRRTESWDDFVERLFDVDESGDMVFKK from the exons ATGTCAATCTGCTGTGGGATTCCTATCCTTGAGTCTGTATACTGTCTGGCCTGTGCTCGTTGGGTGTGGCTGAAATGCCTCTACACTGCAGGCCGTGAAAGTGAAAACTGGGGTCTGGCCACTGCTGAAGAATTTGAGCCTGTCCCTCGTTTTTGTCGCCTAATTCTAGCACTCTATGAGGAAGATCTCCGTAACCCGCTTTGGGCACCCCTCGGAGGTTATGGCATTAATCCTGATTGGGTAATCTTACGTaaagactatgaagaaacctttggCCATGTTCCTCCCTACATGATCTATCTTGATCATGATCATTCTGATATAGTCTTGGTAGTTAGGGGACTCAATTTAGCTAAGGAAAGTGATTATGCGGTTATGCTTGACAACAAACTTGGGCAGACAAAATTTGATGGTGGCTATGTCCACAATGGGCTATTGAAAGCAGCAGAGTGGATGTTTGATGCAGAGTGTGAAGTTTTGAGGGAATTGGTAATGAAGTATCCAAATTATACCCTGACATTTACTGGACATTCACTTGGGGCTGGTGTGGTGGCATTGCTGACATTGTTGGTACTTCAGGATCtgaaaaaattgggaaatattgagaggaagaagattagATGCTATGCTACAGCCCCCTCTAGATGTATGTCACTGAATCTGGCTGTCAGATATGCAGATGTTATCAATTCTATTGTACTTCAG GATGATTTCTTACCTCGGACAACAACCGCTTTAGACAACTTATTCAAATCACTTTTCTG TTTGCCATGTCTACTTTGCATAATGTGCTTGAAGGAAACGTGCACGCTGGAAGAGAATATGCTTACAGATCCAAGGAGATTATATGCACCCGGGCGTCTCTATCACATTATTGAGCGGAAGCCCTTCAG ATTTGGAAGGTTTCCGCCTGTTGTGAAAACAGCAGTGCCTGTGGATGGGAGGTTTGAGCACATAGTTCTTTCTTGCAATATTACTTCTGACCATGCCATAATCTggatagagagagaagcaCAAAAGGCTTTTGAT TTAATGCTCGAGGAAGACAGAACTATGGAAGTTCCGGCAAAGCAGAGGATGGAGCGAAGAAAGTCCCTTGTCCGTGAACATAGCCTGGAGTACAAGGCAGCACTTCGGAGAGCAATAGCTTTGGATATCCATCACGCCTACTCTGATTCACCGTATGGAACATTTACATTTACTGAAACGGAAGAGGGGGAGAACTCTGGAAGATCAAACGGGGAGACTCCTTGTGAATCATTAAAAAGGAGGACAGAAAGCTGGGATGACTTTGTGGAGCGGCTTTTCGATGTAGATGAGTCTGGTGACATGGTGTTCAAGAAGTAA